The following proteins come from a genomic window of Metarhizium brunneum chromosome 2, complete sequence:
- the rhp57 gene encoding DNA repair protein rhp57: protein MTDLLHILPSFRTAPFGALLPIIEQHALSTTDLLALHPADISKQTNLPLLDLKRLIATIQVSLSDDLVPRHPLQQIVSSAPEHDHSHHEQPSESNSQDASKSPAIQPQKGNPSSPSFISTLCPQIDAALNSGIPTSSITEITGESGAGKTQFLLSLCLAVQLPPPHGLRKQALYISTESSLATKRLSQILASNPLLQDIDFADRPSLDNILSTVTPDLESQDHILEYQVPVLLSRHNIGLLVIDSVAANYRAEFERAGSSYGSNMAARSAELVRLGALLRDLARKHGIAVVVANQVSDRFSSSPAPLPRTMSYRTSTSAQESPLASRSMPPPPPQSTLASTPSSPLPFSFSDDAPPTHPALRLDHQQRWFTGWGDDPRSSHSLKTPSLGLVWSTQIGCRIALFKRPVYGRPRQIAAPIEADDDNIDRGATLRNWRRWMKVVFAGHVAASGQGVTGAKEFEVTTGGIACVPGKNG, encoded by the coding sequence ATGACCGACCTTCTCCACATCCTCCCCTCCTTCCGTACAGCCCCCTTCGGGGCATTGCTCCCCATCATCGAGCAACACGCTCTTTCGACAACAGACCTTCTGGCTCTTCACCCTGCAGATATATCGAAACAAACGAACCTGCCGCTGCTAGATCTGAAACGGCTCATTGCCACAATCCAAGTCTCTCTATCAGACGATCTCGTACCACGCCACCCCCTACAACAAATCGTGAGCTCCGCGCCAGAACACGACCATTCTCACCATGAACAGCCCTCAGAATCAAACAGCCAAGATGCCAGTAAATCGCCAGCCATCCAACCCCAGAAAGGGAATCCCTCGTCGCCTTCATTCATAAGCACCCTTTGCCCTCAAATAGACGCCGCTCTCAACTCGGGCATCCCAACCTCATCCATCACAGAAATCACGGGCGAATCCGGGGCCGGCAAGACCCAATTCCTCCTGTCACTGTGCCTCGCCGTCCAACTCCCGCCACCCCATGGCCTCCGCAAGCAAGCCCTCTACATATCTACCGAATCAAGCCTCGCGACCAAACGCCTCTCTCAGATCCTCGCGTCAAATCCTCTCCTCCAGGATATTGACTTCGCGGACCGCCCCTCTCTGGACAACATCCTCAGCACAGTCACTCCAGATCTCGAATCACAAGACCACATCCTGGAGTACCAAGTCCCCGTGCTACTGTCAAGACACAACATAGGCCTACTAGTGATTGATTCCGTGGCGGCCAACTACCGAGCCGAGTTTGAAAGGGCCGGCTCCTCATACGGCTCTAACATGGCCGCGCGCAGTGCCGAACTCGTCCGCCTGGGCGCGTTGCTGCGAGACTTGGCAAGGAAGCATggcatcgccgtcgtcgtAGCAAACCAGGTATCCGAtcgcttctcctcctcgcccgcgCCCCTGCCGCGGACCATGTCCTACAGGACTTCTACTTCCGCGCAGGAAAGCCCCCTCGCGTCAAGAAGcatgccaccgccgccgccgcaatCTACCCTCGCCAGCACGCCCTCGTCCCCCTTgcccttctccttctcggaCGACGCGCCGCCCACACACCCTGCGTTGCGACTAGATCACCAGCAGCGTTGGTTTACAGGCTGGGGGGACGACCCGCGCTCGTCGCATTCCCTGAAAACACCGAGTTTGGGACTCGTCTGGTCCACGCAGATAGGATGCAGGATAGCCTTGTTCAAGAGGCCCGTGTACGGACGGCCACGGCAGATTGCGGCACCCATAGAGGCGGATGATGACAATATTGATAGGGGGGCTACACTAAGGAATTGGCGGAGGTGGATGAAGGTTGTGTTTGCGGGACATGTTGCCGCCTCGGGTCAAGGGGTGACGGGGGCCAAGGAGTTTGAGGTAACGACTGGTGGCATTGCATGTGTACCAGGGAAGAATGGATAG